From Brassica rapa cultivar Chiifu-401-42 chromosome A06, CAAS_Brap_v3.01, whole genome shotgun sequence:
AAATAAGCGAGCAATAAGTACTATTGTATTGTAGGTTTGCTATTagtaacaatattaattaataaaatttaacgctaaatataaaattttgcataaaatacataagtaaatgttaaattataattaaaataccacATTATTTCATGAAAATATTACTGTAacacttttatatttgattaactAGTGCATTTGACAAGTTTTTTTGGTAATATTGTTGTTTTCTAaatctagtttaaaatatttttaagttttttttaattttatgtgtaaaaataaaattgataaaacaaattttgaaatatttatgagatattgataaaataaattttgaaatatttatgagagaTAAACATTATAAAGTTTAAAATGataaagataaaatatttaagaattatcaaTTCGAGATGTAACTGTAAAGAccaaaatgtataataaaatatgaaactgAGTAGTATGAAGTTTTCGTTCAGTACTAaaaactttgaattttttttttttgaatagcaaaaaattatacatatttaaagTGAGAGAATGTGTTTTGAAGATGCTGTTAGATTTCCTTGGAATTAGAGTGTTTACTTGTTTTCCGTCCCAGTGCAACCTGGATGTGCGTTAACTTATCTTTCGCATCAAATTGGCCAGACACCGGAAAATAGACCATAATAGTTAGCCGAAACTAATTCTACATCAGATGTAAAGATTCTCAACTGTATGAACATAATGGCTACAGGAACTTAGTTCGAATATCTATATTGACCAAAATAACAGATACATTAGTTTTTGACTACACAGAGTATTCATGGGTTAACACAATCTCAGATTAAACTAACTCATCAGTCTACTCTTCCCGGATTTGCTCGCTTTATGGCTTCTTACCGGAGTCAAATACAATCTTGATAAACTGTTGTCAAGGTTTTCTCTAGTGCCATCATTTGCTTTTCTCTGGTGAAGATGTTGACTTTGTCTGGCCTCAACTCCGTTAACCAATCCGTCAAACGAGCTTCTCCCAACCTCAACACTGTTAATAGATCCATGAAACAGACCATCACACGAGCTCCTTCCACCTTCAAAGCCACTGACAATGTTAGCACCACTAAACACACCATCACAAGACTTTCTAGCGCTTACACTGTAGCTTTTCAAAAGCTTCTCACTAACACCACCATTGGTTTCTCCTTTAGATACTCTCCTAAGCTTTAACAAAGACTCAGCCAAAGAACCCTCGACAGCATTTCTTTCAAGTTTCAAACTTTGCTCGGTTTTGATTTCCTTGTTCTTCCTCTGTATCAGTCCCCAAAGGTTCCATCCCTTTGCCCATTTCTTCTTAGGTTTCTTCAACTCTACACTATCCTGCTTCCTCTCACTACTAGCAGCTACACAAATCTTTCCTCTAGAGACTAACTCTTTGCTCTCTGGTTTGTGATTCTTGACCGAATACCAATTTGAATCTCTAAGTTCCTTCTCCGTAACCAATACCTTAGCGCCATGAAACAAACCAACAGTTTCAGGCGATACCTTTGCGTTGGAGATAGCTTTCAACTCATCAACCTCGAGCAATCCTTGTCTCTTACTCGAAACCGATCGATCAAAGCTTCTTCTTCGAGAGTAATAGTTCCTCGTTTGAACCGTTCCACCTGGACTCTTCTCctccccttcttcttcttcgttacCGGAGGGTTTCTTCTCAGTGAAGGTTTCCGTCACAGTGGACAATGGCGTCGGCTTGCTATATGATTTCTCGATCAAACATCCATCCCATGACGCCCTAGGTTTCTCAAACGAGATCCTAGACAATCTAGGATCTACATCACAGGAGCGACGGCCGGCGAGTTTCTCGTCTTCTCTCCTCTCCTTGTGATGACTCAGTGAGAATCTCTTCAGCTTCCTGCTCCAAATCGACGCGAAGTCATTGTCCTTCTTCATTTGGTTTCCCCAATCCAGATCTATGAACTCCTTCATCGTCTTCTTGTGCTCTCCACTCTCTTCTTCAACGATCTTCCTTGACTTACCTTCATCAAAACCTTTGATATCTTCTCCGTCGTAGtaatcttcctcttcttcttcctcctctttcaAATCCGGGACCGGAGGCTTTCGAATCGAGAGATCGAGCCGTTCATCGTCATCATCGACGAACAGGTCGTGGAGAGAGCTCGCGCTTGACCTAGCGTCACACGACCTCCGTCGCGGCTGCTCCGAAACGGATGCGGCGGATGCGTTCCGAACGGAGTGGGATCTGATGCGACGGAGCTCAGGGGGTGAAGAAGATTGAGCCTCTATGGTGACGAGGCGTTCACGGAGGCAGGAGGCGCAGAAACCGCTGGATGGTTTGGCGGAAGGGTGACGGTTGCAAAAGGAGGAGGAGCGACGGCGGTTGGATTGCTTGAGGTGGGCCATGGAGGTTCGTTAATCGCTGCTGCGGCGGTGACTTAAGAGTTAAGACTTTAGAGAGTGAGAGTGAAGTTGATAATAGGGGTCAGTCTATTTTCAGAGGATCTTAATGATAGTAGTGTAGACCATTCAGGGACAATAATAAATTCAACTtcctttagataatttttattatattttctaggttcttacatttttaatttatatatcaaaaacacatcaaactcatatatttacaaaaaaaaaattgaaaattctaattttgaaaatttaagttattaatttttagatagtattataaattttgaattttattttattttttagatttttaaaaccCCATCAACTATGTTTATTTAATATAGAAAtccttaaattaaaaatttattgataGTAATGGTAATTATAACATGGTAGGAtttaaattcattaaataaggttagtttgaatattttctcgttaaatatttagtttgaagacttttaccaaaaaaaaaacttaattgagggattttaaagttaaaaatccaaaaataaacaacaataactttgttgtgccaaaaaaaaaaaaaaaaaaaaaaaaaacaataactttATGCAGAATCATATTGATAGACTATATATGCATGATCTAAACCTCGCTAGTTGAACTCAAAAACCAGAATTAACATTTTGGAATTACTTATTCTAATTCGAATACACCATTACACCAAATACTATGTTCAAGAGAAAATTCACAGAACTCCCGTTGGTTCAGGGTCTGATAAGTATAAGGAccctacatttttttttttttttttgtaacacataaGGAccctacattttttttttttttcactgaatTTTCATTGATCATtgaaaatttaaacatatacaACATTACAGAGGaacatcaacaacaaaaaatgcCTCTGTATCTCCACTACCACTCAAACAACACAACAAAAAGGCTCAGGTAGAACTAAGACAAACATTCTCCCCCGAAACCCAACACCATAACTAACTGCCCATGAGAATCACTTCAGAGATAACGGCTTTCATTGACAAAGAATTCAAAAAGCCAAGGAGGATAACCAGTCTGAACATATGATCTCACCAAACCCTGCTTAGTAACGCTTTGAGCAATGAAAGATGCTCCTCTGTTCGCTTCTCTGCTAACCACTTGCAGCTTACAACCAACAATTCTTGCCATACTGATTCCTATTTCACCTGCAAAGTGAAGGAAGGAAGGCCATGCTTGTGGTCTTTCAACAGCTCCAAACATTTCACAGAATTCACCAGCGATGATGATATGGGACATTCTGTGACTCTCCATACTCTCCAAAGCCCAAAGAATCACCACAAGCTTAGCCTGATCCCTAGATTGGATATTACTGAACGCTCTTCTGCTATGGCAAAGCACAACACCTCTCTCGTTACGAATCACCCAGCCACCACCCGCAAGATTTTTGGATTTATTCCAATCAAATCCAACATTGCACATAGACCAATCTTTTGGTGGCGGCTTCCACTTCTCCTTTCTCTTCTGAATATTAACTTGAGTTTCGGAAAGAATTTTTTCCTCCACCACTTGCGCTTCAAACCATTCATCGGCATCTTGATTGGCACGCAACATAACATTTGAAGGAATTGGAGTAAAACCTCTGAACAAGAGCTCGTTTCTCGACTTCCATAATGACCATAAGATCCATGGCCAAACTCTAAAAGAATTTGGCACCACCTTGCGTTTCTTCTCCAAACTCAGCAGATAACTGAAGTTTACAAAAATCGAAG
This genomic window contains:
- the LOC103873276 gene encoding protein OCTOPUS, which encodes MAHLKQSNRRRSSSFCNRHPSAKPSSGFCASCLRERLVTIEAQSSSPPELRRIRSHSVRNASAASVSEQPRRRSCDARSSASSLHDLFVDDDDERLDLSIRKPPVPDLKEEEEEEEDYYDGEDIKGFDEGKSRKIVEEESGEHKKTMKEFIDLDWGNQMKKDNDFASIWSRKLKRFSLSHHKERREDEKLAGRRSCDVDPRLSRISFEKPRASWDGCLIEKSYSKPTPLSTVTETFTEKKPSGNEEEEGEEKSPGGTVQTRNYYSRRRSFDRSVSSKRQGLLEVDELKAISNAKVSPETVGLFHGAKVLVTEKELRDSNWYSVKNHKPESKELVSRGKICVAASSERKQDSVELKKPKKKWAKGWNLWGLIQRKNKEIKTEQSLKLERNAVEGSLAESLLKLRRVSKGETNGGVSEKLLKSYSVSARKSCDGVFSGANIVSGFEGGRSSCDGLFHGSINSVEVGRSSFDGLVNGVEARQSQHLHQRKANDGTRENLDNSLSRLYLTPVRSHKASKSGKSRLMS